gtgAGACTCTAAAAGTAGCAAGTAAGGATGACATGGACAGGCACTGTGGATAGGTCGGCGGGGAACATGGGTCGGCCGAAAGGCGTGACGAGATAGTCCGTGCATTATCTGTGTCCGGAAATGGTTGTTGTGCGTGCAACGCCAACAAAGCGCCGCGCAAAACAGTACGGCATAGCATCCGTGTCACAACAGATGctgaaagtggcctccatggggtGCAATGCACGTGTTCACAAGTTGGTAAAGAGAACTGATGGTATAAATTCTAtaactgtgatggtctggtgcaaggACAATCGACAGAATCCTTCTCGTAGAGAGAAatctgctgctgataatccttTCACTCATTGCAGCTGATTGGGCTAGTAatgtgtaaataggctgtttaggtttttatgttggtgaagccacgtagcgctctgtattaaccctaggacgcccaagcctttttttctaacttggacgcctatggtggggggggggggggggggggggcgtgttggCGAACCCACAGgttttaaataagtttactgacgaaaaattacaattttcaaaatggtttatgtactttaactaaggcatcggtttataaatgtcgttaattgttataaatattggattgagtgaataaaaaattgacatattacaatacaaaatacagatctgttcatatacaatagactactctgagtcctcaacgtCAAGGCAAGAgaaacacttcacaattttttctgaacgtgtgttacacacatgtgtatgacactgtccacaatactgttttggtttacttagattgttgcgcttctgcttctttgttttagcttctcttacacaaatatggcaccaacctttccctgcaggagcctGACGTGCTCCTGTTgtcatttctttgattttcttttgtagaatagtctccattgattgaacaatttggttagctAACCCTCTtacattggcacttctttcttctacctccaatttcactagttccatcccagcttgcagaagataaagtttccgattgttgtgtttcttttcattccatcttggatgttgctggatgaatatggtggttgcattgatagtaCAAATTTCGATGAGAGAGTAAGTACAGatgaggccatctctttgttcccgtcttgcaggtgtacatacgcgccatttgatcaatggtatcaatttcacctttagtggaattataatatgcatttgtctcggttttattcttctctcctccaacagtgcctttatcttggtgcattgttgacaacatcagtaagtttttacttggtttcgtttttgctatatAGGACACCAAATttactggaggcctacctgttgatgggtctgtgaacaagaacagTGATGAATACAGCTCTCGATTTGACGTGTTCTTCACTAGGcctggaatatgcttcctgtttgactggagagcTCCTACTGTAGTAACATTGTAGTCTTCGTATAACTCTCCCGCCAAATCCATCGATGTGTAGTatcggtctgtagtaatatttcgaccagaATTATTCACAAGTGCTATCAGacgtttgacgacagctgctgaaccccgttgttctttcgacaaattctgaacattacctgcatagggttccatattcaagacGTATCTGTCAACTGCATTGGACATCATGAGTATAAGGATGTCTTACTTTCCCGCTTTATCCTTCACACATACATTGAAGGGGCAGCGCCTTCTAAACTAGCTGAGCATCTCATCAGtggtgaggtggacccctggtttattcagtagtggaaacctatcattcactttgttgaaaacatcacggattgctgtgaacttgtctgcttcccttcttagctggcaggtacttttgtcatcaaaccttatgattgaaataagttccttgaaacgttttcttgccataatacccttgtaaactggccgacccattaggtctgaccaaagatcgtgtacactaacagaattgtccttatttgcccccataagaatcaggattcctataaagacatacaattctttctcattagtcaaagtaacatttcgcctaactgcctcttcatttgaatgttttactataacattcacgatgtcaggcgtaagaagtaacttTAAGGGttctccaggtgaatggcaaacaccagctggagttgctcctgcctgctctcttactatattaaCAACAGAActccgaggaattctaggctgtgtggttatgtaccttcttccagacttggccacaataacatcctgtTGGTCACTGCCTGAAGttgcgctatcttcatcttctctaacatccacttcactttcccgatttgaatcatactccataacaccatgctcatattcactttcactccccgagtcagaatcttcatctaaaatttcattcagaactctttctaaagacgagtcacgtattcttttagtcatttctaagtctgggtgtgaacagtagagaactgcactaactcactgcaagtttacaagataaatgacagctgactgacatcaacaatcacttcctctgaaagtaaaccgattgttgtgaatatcatgAATACCaatcaacaagaaactaacttgtattgttgtagagatgagataTACGAAATCCTACTGAGGGAAAtcttctatagcatggaagcctaaggggggggggggggggttgtttgatccataataagtttatttattttttctttcaaagcaggaattttctataaaatatattgacactaacgtttcataaaatagccaacaaacaataactcaaagggaatatgtagtatgaaagttacttgggcaaaagcagggaacataaaaaattgtgggttcaacgaatcccccaccccccacccccgcttAGGCGTCCTAGagttaaaatcgctgactgcgctgtgtgcagtctgtggctgattggactcattgttggattattcgcttctgtagtgttgggcagttgcatgtgaaaagcctgtagcgttgggcagtttgaggtgagccgccagcagtggtggatgtggggagagagatgccagagttttgagatgttaatatgagcggacgatctggacgtgtgcccgtcagaaaaaggaaatttatcaaaataggtgtcaagaaaatatatatattatgtcttttgaacactattaaggtaaatacattgtttgttctctatcaaaatctttcatttgctaactatatgcctatcagtagttagtgccttcagtagttagaatcttttatttagctggcagtactggtgctcagtgtattgcagtagctcgagtaacgaagatttttgtgacgtaagtgattcatgaagggtataggttattgttagtcagggctattctattatagggattattaaaagtcagattgcgttgcgctaaaatgttATGtgccagtttagaaatgatcagaataagtaaagagaatgctgtctgagtacgttcagttttgctcagctgtttctgtatcaaataacgtaaaagtttaCCAGCACAGCCTTTCTGTacgttcaaaggggaagtttcaaatggTTGTCAtggaggatacacataatcgtacttttgttcacaccatgttggtgggccacttgcctggagcttgtactagagttTGTCTGTAGAAACCGGTGCTTTCGAATCTGATGTAagcacagtccgccacctccccgtaagttcgtctgtctgaaaggacccatgatcacacaaacgcccaaaaaggattGAAATGTTGTGTTATGTGGTTGGTGTcaatgagggtacttgttttggtatggcCTTGGTGCctatcgaccgtttccatctgtttgCCCTTACACAAACACTATCTTTGCTCGTTCCCGACGTGAATATCGGACCATCCTGCTGCTCACTGTACGCTgcatcagtcacacagcctgcaacacgcaaggaaGACATGGCGCACGGTCAGGGGAGCTGtcgttcgtcagcgccatctaccgtggcaatgataCATTCCCGGACACATGTTTGTAAGACATTTgtgcctccatttccagtcaggaatccgtcactgcagtttgtcggttttagtaACGTTCATCCTGTATGtaagtatgtgtgcgtgtgtgtgtgtatgtgtgtgtgtgtgtgtgtatgtgtgcgtgcgtgcgtgtgtgtgtgtgtgtgtgtgtgtgtgtgtgtgtgtgtgcgtatatgtgtgtgtgcgcgcgtgtgtgtgtatgactgcatgtgtgtgtgtgcgtgtgtgttttcctCAGTTTATCTATGCTACTTGTCACAGAAGCCTTCACGAATACTCGGTGAATGGCGAAGAGATGTgaataagaagaaaaaagaagacttTAAGCCCCTAACACCGCTGCCAATGTGTATAGCGAGGTGACATCATGACTGTCAGATAATTTTTGTGACAACACAAGAGTTACCGAAGGGAAATGCATTGCCAAGACTGTAGCTTCTAGACACTCGAAAAATAAACCACATCCTTTTCTTTACTTAAAAATTACtctttatttttaaaatacaaaaaaaggtTTACATAGTTTGTGCAGAATTTATATCTACGAAGCGGTAAAAATATTTTAGCTTGGTGAGATACATCAGCACAAAGAAATAACTTGTtacagagttattcaagaaaacgtcATGTATTATTCAGGTTGTGAAATTCTTAGAGAGGACGTTACTGTCTATTGTTGCAACTTGACGCCTTACAGATACAGTTTCCGGTGATACGTGAAAAATTACACTACCTGTAAACAAATCAGCTCTACCGCAAATTAGGCAGTTTCATTCCGACATTCTGGTAGCGATCGAAACATACCAAGGAATACAATTACTCTTCATTGTACAAGACGACTTGACTTCAGAAAACTGTTCGTTATACTTTTTGTTGGAGAGCCACAGATATGAGCTACGACTGAGTTCTCAAACTCATCAATAATCTGTTTTTATCATGTGGGAAACAATATACCCACATTCTGAAGAATATTTCTCTCCTCTGTTCGAATGTTTATGTTAAATATGCGCTCCGGTAAGGTATTTTCAGCGTGCATCCTTGTATTACGAACTACTATTCATTTTAAGGGGTTTTTTAGTATGTAGTATTTACAAAACATAATTCCATCAAGAAAGATTATGAAAGAATGTGAAATGTCCAGTGTGATTGCTATCGGAACATTCACGTATCTCGAAACAGATTCACTGATGAGCCAGATTCGCTAATGAGCTAGGCGCCTATTCATATGGTTGTTGAGCAACTTATCAGAATAGAAGAAATTTAGGGACAGAGTGAAAAATAAGCGCGACAAGATGATTGCACGATAACATCACGGGGATGATTAAGGAATCTAGtgcataatgtgcagatgtattaCAGAATGTCATGTCTGAGCTTCAAAAGACAGGTAACAACCAGTCACCAGAGGATCGGAATGCAGTCACCGTGGTAGGGAGAATAATCTTTGTATAATTGCAGTAAAAAGTAGTAAACAATAAATTAGGCTTATCAGTATGTGCTACAAGTGGCCATTAAGATGTGACAATAGGGCCTTGGAAAGACATAAGTTAGTAATAAACAAACGAgataataagaaaataatattatttcagtTGGTGAAAATACTTTGGAAGTGGACCTAATTAGCTAAACTAtggtaataaaattttattgtcagaCACTGCAAGTGGATATTTCGCGTTCAAAAGTAACTCAGGCCCTTTCGTGTCTAGCAGAATATTCGTTGACACCTGAACCGTAGGGGACGTAGTCGTAGGGATAGTAGGGAGGGTAGCCCGTCGGGTAATAGTTATTTGTGGGATAGTTCACAGGAGGGTAGTTAACTGTGGGGTAGGTGGGATAGTAATTGTTGGGATAGGAAGGGTAATATCTCGGGTAGCCCGGAGGGTAGTAAAAATCGGGGCTGTACTCCGGGTAGTAGCGGTTGTAGCCGATCATGGCGGCGGGGAAGCGGCTGCGCGGGGAGGCCTTGGCCCCCAGTCGACTCTCCTTGACCAGTTcctcccccgccgcccccaccgcagCCCCAGGGTCCTCCACGGCGTTATCAGCGGCCTCAGGATCGACAGCTGTGCAGCGTCCCACCATCAGCAGCACCGTCACGAACACAACTGCCGTCGCCtgcaacaggtggcagcaccgATCCGTCAAATTTAGTCCACGACCACACAATGCGCTGGATAACTCGAATCAGCAAGTTTAAATttcgtagatggttcaaatggctctgagcactatgggactcaactgctgaggtcattagtcccctagaacttagaactagttaaacctaactaacctaaggacatcacaaacatccatgcccgaagcaggattcgaacctgcgaccgtagcggtctcgcggttccagactgcagcgcctttaaccacgcggccacttcggccggccaaaatttCGTAGAGTGTCTAACACACCAGTTACAGCGCTCCACCGTCAACTCAGTCGCCATATTGATGATGGTCAGAACATTGAGAGCAACCAGTAAATCGTTTACCTGTATGGAGAGTCAACTGCTTTATTTGGTGAAtagtttaatttttctttgcgaTTTCGCTAGAGAAATATATATTAAATATGCCTAAAGTGCGTTTAGTGTTCAATTGGTCGAAACGATGTGACAGGAGCTAATACAGAAATGGGCAACAATTATGAAACGGGATAAGCGGTTCGCATTACGACGAGCTGCATCTGCCCAAACCACTTTGAAGAAGTCAATGGTGGCTCGTTACAACAATTTGCAAATGGGTCGTTTTTTGGAGCTGTATTTACTGGAAAGTTTTTGCTTCTGTCATCGTAATCTTTCCCCTCGTGTTAGTATTTGCTATTAATTACGATACACAGCGTATACAAATATTACAGCTCAGCTCTTCTGACTTCCCTCTCTGCTTTTCGTCCCAAGAGGTCTTTTATGTCGCCTGGGCCTTACGTGGACTTGGTGTTATGTCAAGTTCATCCGATGAAATTCTGTCAAAGGAAACACAAATGCGAAACCGAGAATCAATGTATCTCCTCTACGGTCGACTTCAAGCATTCGATCTACATGAAATCGATTCCTTCACATCGAAACGTAATCTAAGTTTTCTCGTAATAAAAGGTGATTCCTGCTGGGAGTCAGGGGAGGGGGTGGCGTAAAAGTATGTGTGGGGCAAACTACACACAAGCTTTCTGGTCCTTTAAGCAAGATTTCACCAAGCCCTCACCAGGCACCGCATACGTCGTCGTCATCTCAGTTCTGTACTGGGACCTCGTGGCAGTAGGGCACTTGCAGCTGGATAAAACGTGGTAAATCACTTTTGTACATTATCGATCTAAAATCGTATATTTTCGACTGAGTGTCAGGCGACCGTAAATCCGTCAAAAAATTGGATAAattctgtaccagagctgacggctACAAGTTTCCAACACCCTAATCTATCTCCATGTCTTGAGTTGTATGTGTTATCTGTAAATTGCTGAAAAAGGTCTGATAGGGTAGAAGTTCACATTGCATACTTTTACTCCATCAAGACAATATTTGTGAACTTTACCCCGTAACCTGTACTTTGACTTGTAAAGTCCCTTCTAGCGTACTGAAGCCCTTTTATTGGCGTTTATTTACAGTAGATGCCCATCGCTCACCTTAGAGAACACGAACTAGTGTTTATTTTCTGTACCTTTTTTTTCGTTGGTTAGTGTTTTTTTCAAACACACTTCGAATATAGTTGCGTCTCGCGTAGTGCCATTTTTCCTCAGAAAGCGATGAAGAACATCAACTCGGCAGCCTAAAATAGCCGCTCTACTATCAAGATCTTGTGCTTACCGAAAATGGGATCTCAACATGGCAAACATTCAAAGCTATCTGGTTTCCAGAGGCTGCCTTAAGAGAACGTCTTAAAACCATCAAAGCTAGTGAGCAACTCGGCCTactgacaaacttttttactacagGAAGAACAAGCCATAGTACAGCACAGAGTTTCCCACAACAATCTTTTTTCGATATACTCTCAGATCGTTACGATATTTACTTTTTGAATTCGTTGTAAAATAAAGAATCCCTAATTTGTTTTTCTATgtatttccttttcattttcttcAATATGCACGGCGTACTCTTGCCCCAGGCCTACATGCTCTTACCCTACAGCATGAAGTAAGAGCACGTGAAATTATTTTTCAGAAAATAGTTTATTACTCCTCTAATAATAATTGAACGACAACAATCACGCTTTTACACAATGTTATTAAGTTGTCAAACTAGGTGTTGCACGCTTATCTGATATAatgttataaatttaaaaaaaaagtaaaatcaaaAACTTTTACCCCATTCTCGGGTACAACAAGAAATTGCTCGAAACTATCCGTCTTTTTTTCATATAAATCATTGTACTTACATTTACTGTCAGCTCTCATTGCGTGATTCAAGTTTCTGGTTTTGGTTCCGTTTTTAGAATTTATGTCTAACATTACCATTCTACTGAAAGTCAGAACCACTTGCCATTACCTGTGACATAACTGGTATTGTGGGGCCTACCTTTCATGAGCTAATTTCATGAACCCTGACATGAGAGCACTGCTGAACTTATTTTTTGACACCTTCTGAAAAATCATTTAGAAGCAACTGAATTATCTCATCCAGAGCTGGACATCGTAACTATAGATTCAATTAAATAGTTTCTCCTAGAAGAGGATGTTTCGAATAATGTTAACTAACTGAAagatttataaaaatccatcaacAGTTTTAAAATACATTGCCTTGACAAAATCAGATTTCAGTTTCGTACTCACCTAACCAAACACAATCATTTGATGTACATaataacaatattttgtttaacttttattttttatttttgtaatgattTATTTTACATATGTCTTAGCACTTCTGACCAGGTGCATTTAACATATTATAAACATGATCCGCATACTAATAGCACCTGGAATTTGTGAGGGACTCAGGTTTTTATTATGCTGCCCAGAACCATTCATAAAATTggcgtagtttatttatttatattttgagtCTTCAACGTAGTGGCTAGTTTGATGTTTTTTCCTCGAATTCCTCTCCAGTACTTGtactctacgtcctcaattatttgttggaagtattccagtctttgtcttcctgtagcgtttttaccctctacagctccctgtagtaccaaatGTCTTAAGAAATGCCCTACcttcctgtaccttcttcttgtcagtgttctccatgtgTTTCTTTTTTCGCCAATTCTGGaagaacttcttcattccttaacTAATCTGTTcatcaaattttcaacatccttctacactatcacatctcaaacgcttcgattttcttctgttccattgTTGCTACAGTCTATCATTTACTACCGTACAATGctattctccaaacgtacattctcagaaatttctttgtcaaatttaGGCCTATGTCTGATGCTAGTAGACTTATTATTCTCAGGAATGTCCCTTTTGCCTGGTCgaatttgctttttatgtcctatgTGCTTCGTCTGTAGTGTGTAGTTCTGCTTCCAAGTCAGCACAACACATTAACCTCGTCTACCAGAAATGGTCCGCAGTTTTTATCTCATATCTGTTACTCCTCATTACattcgtctgtcttcgatttactctcagtctgtattctgtactcattaaactattcattccgttcaatacGTCCTGAGATTCTTCCTTAGTTTCATAGAGTACagtaacgtcatcagcgaatcttatcattcgtattctctcaccctgaattttaaatgCACGCAAATGTTTTCCGTCATTGCTatttcgatgtacagtttgaagagtaggggcgaaagactgcatccttgtcttacattctTTATAATCCGAGCTCTTcgatcttggtcttccagtcttaatgTACCCTTTGGTTCTTGTGCATACTGTATATTGCATAATATAGTTTACTTCCATTCTCTCAAATTACGAATGTCttgtaccatttgacattgtcgtacGCTtatttccaggacgacaaatcctacgaacgaaTCTTGATCTTCTCTTAAGTCTTACTTCCTTTAGTACTTGAAAAGTCAGAACTGCTTCAgacggacggtgtggccgagcggttctaggcgcttcagtctggaaccgcgcgaccgctatgttcgcaggttcgaatcctgcctcggacatgatgagttcggttaggtaggtttaagtagttctaagttctagggggctgatgacttcagatgttaagtcccatagtgctcagagccatttgaaccatttcgaactgcttctctggtgctgTCACATTTCCCAACAATATCACTTAGAAATCAAACGAGTTCCTGGTCCTGATAAAACGACGTTGATAAATCGACATCAATAACGGTAATACAAAGGCTATTGGAAAAGAAAGTTCCGATCGTTCGCCAAATGGAagccactgtgaaaataaaaaatgttttatttacaacagttagcaACACCTTCCAGCCACTTCACTTCGTAGACAGCACTCCGACTTAGACACCTGTCGTAccgttgcaccaactttccaatcccctcgtcatagaaggcaaccgcctgtgctttccgccaatactctacgctggtctacagctcgttgactaTACCAAAATATTGCCTTCAAAGCCAgcgcttcatgtgagcagagatgaaactaggGGCCTTCTAATTACAGCCtatttgtgagtgatcaaacacttcctactTAAAACGTTGCAAGAGCAACTTCACTTCCGCTGCAGAGTGTGGCCGaaagttgtcatgaagaaggaaccgcatgacagttgtgttatgtgtgctgcatgacatcaggcgaaatctctgacCAGGCCCTCATACCTGGCGGCAGGCGCTATTTCCTAGACATCTTTGCATGATCATTTTTGTGCactgagaactgaaaagagcgacgcgacacgatcgacgggcatactagagacactgcccaacacacttctgcaaagcttcatcggattttcacagtggtttccattttgtgttagGGCGGAAGTTACATTCCAgaaagctcaaaaatggctctgagcactaagggacttaacttctgaggtaatcagtcccctagaacttagaaccacctagacctgactaacctaaggacatcacacacatccatgcccgaggcaggattcgaacctgcgaccctagcggtcacgcgattccagactgtagcgcctagaaccgctcgcccaccccggctggCTTCCAGAAAGTCCTTGTATATTCATAAGAGTTGTTGATTTGGGTATCTACTAATTGGAGCTCGACTAAATGGCAGAAAACAAATAGTTCTGAATGCAAAGGGTACAATATCAGCAGATGTGACGGTTCAAACAGAGCTGAATAAACGGGTCAGTGGAACAGAGTGTCATACTGTGATGGCTTGTACAGGGCACGTTGCTGAAACAGTGATGCGTGTATTGGGCCGGTGTTTAGAAGAGGGACATACATAGTCAAGCAAGGAAAATTGGTGCTTAAGTCCCAACGATGATGAGGTTATCTGAGATGGAGCTCGAGCTCTGACTGGGGAAGGAAAGTAACTGTACTAACGCCAAAGGAAGTATCCCAGTATTCGCATGAAAGTATATACGGAaagcacagaaaatctaaatctggatggcccaaCTGGGGAATAGAAGTCCAGAATGCCTCAGTACATGGTACTGAACAATTAGTGGATCATGCTATTTAACTACTCGACAGGATCACTGACTTATTGTACTTATGGCCGTTAGGAGCCAAACAGTTTCATTCATGTTGTCAATTAGAAGCACTTTGACACATAGACCTGACAATCGTCCACAGCTAGAATCTGCCGCGGGCAGGTCTGGTGGAACACATCCCGTTGGGTCGGTTTCCACTGTGGAGAAATCACGAACGTTTCAGTATCGCCGTCGCTGTCTTGTGAAGTGGCAAAAcgtagtgttttcggacgagtccTACTTCAGCCTGCTGTACGGTGATGGCCGTGTAGAAGTCAGGTGCTGGCACAGCGACTGTGATCTGGAAGCCCACACGTTGGAACAGCTTGCCAAACTCAGTGCATGTCAGGCATCCAAAAAGTTCGGAGACTGATTATATTCCTTGCGTTTAAGCGACGTCAACGCATTAACTAGGGTGGTAGCTTGAACTAACAGCTCTCAACAATAGATGTGCATTCGATCAGTCAGCTGTGAACAGGTTGTGTTAAGTAGTGGATTGCTGGCGCAGTGTGTTTTTGGGTCACAAACTGCAACGGAGGAacgtc
This sequence is a window from Schistocerca americana isolate TAMUIC-IGC-003095 chromosome 4, iqSchAmer2.1, whole genome shotgun sequence. Protein-coding genes within it:
- the LOC124612540 gene encoding adhesive plaque matrix protein-like isoform X3, producing the protein MQATAVVFVTVLLMVGRCTAVDPEAADNAVEDPGAAVGAAGEELVKESRLGAKASPRSRFPAAMIGYNRYYPEYSPDFYYPPGYPRYYPSYPNNYYPTYPTVNYPPVNYPTNNYYPTGYPPYYPYDYVPYGSGVNEYSARHERA
- the LOC124612540 gene encoding adhesive plaque matrix protein-like isoform X1, with the protein product MQLYAVSFSNGGRKKQRPATAVVFVTVLLMVGRCTAVDPEAADNAVEDPGAAVGAAGEELVKESRLGAKASPRSRFPAAMIGYNRYYPEYSPDFYYPPGYPRYYPSYPNNYYPTYPTVNYPPVNYPTNNYYPTGYPPYYPYDYVPYGSGVNEYSARHERA
- the LOC124612540 gene encoding adhesive plaque matrix protein-like isoform X2 gives rise to the protein MQATAVVFVTVLLMVGRCTAVDPEAADNAVEDPGAAVGAAGEELVKESRLGAKASPRSRFPAAMIGYNRYYPEYSPDFYYPPGYPRYYPSYPNNYYPTYPTVNYPPVNYPTNNYYPTGYPPYYPYDYVPYGSGVNEYSARHERA